The Deltaproteobacteria bacterium genome includes the window GGACGCGCCGCGTGCGCGCGTCGCCCTGGAGACGGGGACGCACTCGGCGTGGGTGGCGCGGCTGCTGGCCGATCTGGGGCACGAGGTCCTCGTCGCGAATGCGCGCAAGGTGCGGCTGATCTCCGACAACGAGCGGAAGAACGACAAGCTCGACGCGGAGCGGCTGGCGCTGCTCGCCCGCGCGGACCCGCGGCTCCTGCACCCGGTGCGGCCTCGTGGCGAGGCCGCGCAGACCGCGCTCGTGACGCTGAAGGCTCGTGACAGCCTGGTGCGCGGGCGGACGGGCCTGATCAACACGGTCCGCGGGGTCGTCAAAGCCTCGGGCGCCCGCTTGCCGAAGTGCTCGGCCGACGCCTTCCACAAGCACGCGGAGGCGAACCTGCCGGGCGAGCTCCAGGCGGCGCTCCAGCCCCTCGTCGCGCAGATCGCTGCGCTGACGGCGACGATCAAGCACTACGACGGCCAGGTGAAGCGGCTGGCCAAGGAGTTCCCCGAGACGGAGCTCCTGAGCCAGGTGAACGGCGTCGGGGCGCTGACCGCGCTCGCCTTCCTCCTGACCGTCGAGGACCCGAAGCGCTTCGCGAACGGCGGGAAGGTCGCGGCCTACCTGGGGCTGTGTCCACGCCAGGACTCGTCGTGCACGATCGACAAGCAGCTGCGGATCACGAAGTCGGGGAACTCGTTCGTGCGTCGCCTGATGGTGACCTCGGCGCACTACGTCCTCGGCCCGTTCGGCACCGACAGCGACCTGCGGCGCTGGGGCCTGAAGCTCTGCGAGCGCGGCGGGAAGAACGGCAAGAAGCGCGCGGTCGTCGCGGTCGCTCGGAAGCTCGCGGTCCTGCTGCGGCACCTCTGGCTCACCGGGCAGGTCTACGACCCGCTCCACAACAGCGCGAAGACCAGCGCGGCCAGCGCCGAGAAGGAGGTCACGGTGGCGGCAGCCACCGCCTCGTAGGAGACACCAGCGGTCGCCGCCTCGGGCGCGCGGACCATGACGAAACAGAGCTGACCCACTGCCCGGTCCGGAGCGACCGCGATTGGCGCCCTGGACCTCGAGTCCGACGCCAAGAATGCGGCGCCCTGGCCCTGGCGGACACCAACGTGCGCCGGGCCTCCATGACGTGGGCCCCTCGAGAGCGCGAATGGGAGCGTGGCGGGGTGGGCCTGTCTCGACATGGACCGTGACCCGCGGCGGGCCGACGGAGACCCCTGCGGAGCGCGTCGCGGCGCGACCGGCAGCGGGTGGCGTGCCGCGCGGGCCGCGGCACGGCAGCGTGCCGACGAGCACGGCCGCACGGGCCGCGTCCGCGCGGCACGCCACCCGCGAAGCCGGTCGCGCTTCGCAGGGTCTTGGCGGGCTGGCCTGCATGGCGACTTACGCGCGGCCCCCTCTCGGCCCCGGAAG containing:
- a CDS encoding IS110 family transposase, producing the protein MKDSTPRTIVGIDLGDRFSQVHVLSTESGEHLEQGRIATTKEGFTARFADAPRARVALETGTHSAWVARLLADLGHEVLVANARKVRLISDNERKNDKLDAERLALLARADPRLLHPVRPRGEAAQTALVTLKARDSLVRGRTGLINTVRGVVKASGARLPKCSADAFHKHAEANLPGELQAALQPLVAQIAALTATIKHYDGQVKRLAKEFPETELLSQVNGVGALTALAFLLTVEDPKRFANGGKVAAYLGLCPRQDSSCTIDKQLRITKSGNSFVRRLMVTSAHYVLGPFGTDSDLRRWGLKLCERGGKNGKKRAVVAVARKLAVLLRHLWLTGQVYDPLHNSAKTSAASAEKEVTVAAATAS